Proteins from one Paraburkholderia acidisoli genomic window:
- a CDS encoding DeoR/GlpR family DNA-binding transcription regulator, producing MSRDPRLNLNARQQELLEWVQRDGFVTVDDLASHFDVTPQTIRRDVNWLADMNLLRRYHGGASLPTSSENVSYSARQQMFHDEKRRIAALAAQHIPDQASLFINLGTTTEEVARALHSHRGLRVVTNNLNVASLMSGYPDCEVMISGGIVRPWDKGIVGEHTIDFIRQFKVDYAIIGTSAIETDGTLRDFDTREVRVAQAIIEHARTVYLVADHSKVGRPALVRQGHLEQVHALFTDKPLPADMNEAVAAAGTQVHIAA from the coding sequence ATGAGCCGAGATCCCCGCCTGAACCTGAACGCGCGCCAGCAGGAGTTGCTCGAATGGGTGCAGCGCGACGGTTTCGTCACGGTCGACGATCTCGCCTCGCACTTCGACGTGACGCCGCAGACCATCCGCCGCGACGTCAACTGGCTCGCCGACATGAATCTGCTGCGCCGTTATCACGGCGGCGCGAGTCTGCCCACGAGCTCGGAAAACGTCTCGTACAGCGCGCGTCAACAGATGTTCCATGACGAGAAGCGGCGCATCGCGGCGCTCGCCGCGCAGCACATCCCCGATCAGGCCTCGCTCTTCATCAATCTCGGCACCACGACCGAGGAAGTGGCGCGCGCGCTGCACAGCCATCGCGGCTTGCGCGTGGTCACCAACAATCTCAATGTCGCGAGCCTGATGAGCGGCTATCCCGACTGCGAAGTGATGATCAGCGGCGGCATCGTGCGGCCGTGGGACAAGGGCATCGTTGGGGAACACACCATCGACTTCATTCGCCAGTTCAAGGTGGATTACGCGATCATCGGCACCTCGGCGATCGAAACCGACGGCACGCTGCGCGACTTCGACACGCGCGAAGTGCGGGTGGCGCAAGCCATCATCGAGCACGCGCGCACGGTGTATCTGGTCGCCGATCATTCGAAAGTGGGCCGCCCGGCGCTTGTGCGCCAAGGACATCTGGAGCAGGTCCACGCGCTTTTCACCGACAAACCGCTGCCGGCCGACATGAACGAAGCCGTGGCGGCGGCCGGCACGCAGGTCCATATCGCGGCCTGA
- a CDS encoding NADP-dependent malic enzyme, whose protein sequence is MNQTDRQAALEYHEFPTPGKISVTASKPLVTQRDLALAYTPGVAVACEEIVADPRNSFRYTARGNLVGVITNGTAVLGLGNIGALASKPVMEGKAVLFKKFAGIDVFDIEVTESDPDKLVDIIASLEATFGGINLEDIKAPDCFTVERKLRDRMKIPVFHDDQHGTAITVSAAFLNGLKVVGKDITQVKVVTSGAGAAALACLDLMVDLGLPLKNIWVTDIDGVVYQGRKTLMDPDKERFAQDTSARSLSEVIEGADVFLGLSAGGVLKPEMVTKMAASPLILALANPTPEIFPEAALEVRPDAVLATGRSDFPNQVNNVLCFPYIFRGALDVGATTITRNMEIAAVHAIAKLAEEELNDSVAAAYGAYDLRFGPKYLIPKPFDSRLIVRIAPAVAKAAMEDGVATRPIDDFGAYTNELQQFVYHSGAFMKPIFAAAKQFVRDGGKSRIVFAEGEEERVLRAVQVIVDEKLARPILIGRPEVLLARIEKFGLRLKLGEDVEVTNPEYDERFHQYWTTYWELRCRDGISKEMARVEMRRRLTLIGAMMVRLGDADGMVCGTVGAYHDHLRFVDEAIGMSRNAKTYAAMNILLLDKRTVAIVDTHVNDNPSAEQIAEFTLAAARQMEWLNLAPKVALLSRSNFGSGSSASGSKMREVLKLVTEQNPDLEIDGEMHGDVALDEALRQRILPHSKLKGAANLLVCPNVDSGNIAYNLLKTGAGSNVAVGPFLLGVNAPVNVLTSSSTVRRIINMAALTVLQANRD, encoded by the coding sequence ATGAACCAGACCGATCGCCAGGCCGCCCTCGAATATCACGAGTTTCCCACCCCGGGCAAGATTTCCGTGACGGCCAGCAAGCCGCTCGTGACCCAGCGCGACCTCGCGCTCGCCTATACGCCGGGCGTGGCGGTGGCCTGCGAGGAGATCGTGGCCGATCCGCGCAATTCGTTCCGTTACACGGCACGCGGCAATCTGGTCGGCGTGATCACGAACGGTACGGCGGTGCTCGGTCTCGGCAATATCGGCGCGCTCGCGTCGAAGCCGGTCATGGAAGGCAAGGCGGTCCTGTTCAAGAAGTTCGCGGGCATCGACGTGTTCGACATCGAAGTCACGGAAAGCGATCCGGACAAGCTGGTGGACATCATCGCCAGCCTCGAAGCGACCTTCGGCGGCATCAATCTGGAAGACATCAAGGCGCCGGACTGCTTCACGGTCGAGCGCAAGCTGCGCGACCGCATGAAGATTCCGGTCTTCCACGACGACCAGCACGGCACCGCGATCACCGTTTCGGCGGCGTTCCTGAACGGCCTCAAGGTGGTCGGCAAGGACATCACGCAGGTCAAGGTGGTGACCTCGGGCGCCGGCGCCGCCGCGCTCGCGTGTCTGGACCTGATGGTCGATCTGGGCCTGCCGCTCAAGAACATCTGGGTGACGGACATCGACGGCGTGGTCTATCAAGGCCGCAAGACGCTGATGGACCCGGACAAGGAGCGCTTCGCGCAGGACACGTCCGCGCGCTCGCTCAGCGAAGTCATCGAAGGCGCCGACGTGTTCCTCGGCCTTTCGGCGGGCGGCGTGCTCAAGCCCGAAATGGTCACGAAGATGGCGGCCAGCCCGTTGATCCTCGCGCTCGCGAACCCCACGCCGGAAATTTTCCCGGAAGCCGCGCTCGAAGTGCGCCCGGACGCCGTGCTCGCCACGGGCCGCTCGGACTTCCCGAACCAGGTCAACAACGTCCTGTGCTTCCCGTACATCTTCCGCGGCGCGCTCGACGTGGGCGCGACGACCATCACGCGCAACATGGAAATCGCGGCCGTGCATGCGATCGCCAAGCTGGCCGAAGAAGAACTGAACGACTCGGTCGCGGCGGCGTACGGTGCGTATGACCTGCGCTTCGGCCCGAAGTACCTGATTCCGAAGCCGTTCGACTCGCGCCTGATCGTGCGTATCGCGCCGGCGGTGGCGAAGGCCGCGATGGAAGACGGCGTGGCCACGCGTCCTATCGACGACTTCGGTGCGTACACGAACGAGTTGCAACAGTTCGTGTATCACTCGGGCGCATTCATGAAGCCGATTTTCGCGGCCGCGAAGCAGTTCGTGCGTGACGGCGGCAAGTCGCGCATCGTGTTCGCCGAAGGCGAGGAAGAGCGCGTGCTGCGCGCGGTGCAGGTGATCGTCGACGAGAAACTCGCGCGTCCGATCCTGATCGGCCGTCCCGAAGTGCTGCTCGCCCGCATCGAGAAGTTCGGCCTGCGCCTGAAGCTCGGTGAAGACGTGGAAGTCACGAATCCCGAGTACGACGAACGATTCCATCAATACTGGACGACGTACTGGGAACTGCGTTGCCGCGACGGCATTTCCAAGGAAATGGCGCGCGTGGAAATGCGCCGCCGTCTCACGCTGATCGGCGCGATGATGGTGCGTCTCGGCGACGCGGACGGCATGGTCTGTGGCACGGTGGGCGCGTATCACGACCACCTGCGTTTCGTCGACGAAGCGATCGGCATGAGCCGCAACGCGAAGACGTACGCGGCGATGAACATCCTGCTGCTCGACAAGCGCACGGTCGCGATCGTCGACACGCACGTGAACGATAACCCGAGCGCCGAGCAGATCGCCGAATTCACGCTGGCGGCCGCACGTCAGATGGAATGGCTCAATCTCGCGCCCAAGGTCGCGCTGCTGTCGCGTTCGAACTTCGGTTCGGGCAGTTCGGCGTCGGGCTCGAAAATGCGCGAAGTGCTCAAGCTCGTGACCGAGCAGAATCCCGATCTGGAAATCGACGGTGAGATGCACGGCGACGTCGCGCTCGACGAAGCGCTGCGCCAGCGTATTCTGCCGCATTCGAAGCTCAAGGGCGCGGCCAATCTGCTCGTGTGCCCGAACGTGGACTCGGGCAACATCGCCTACAACCTGCTCAAGACGGGTGCGGGCAGCAACGTGGCGGTGGGACCGTTCCTGCTCGGCGTGAATGCGCCGGTGAACGTGCTCACGTCCAGCTCGACCGTGCGACGCATCATCAACATGGCAGCGTTGACGGTGTTGCAGGCGAATCGCGACTAA
- a CDS encoding LysR family transcriptional regulator, translated as MRHLVLLLQIRQHGSLTRVAEHMATSQPAVTNALAEVESMFGAPLFDRSPRGMTPTALGNVVLARAQAMLHDLDHLARDIEAVVAGHATRLHVGVIPFISGRTLASAIRLTQSRLPQRITMTIHEGTSDTLLPQLRDHTLDIVIGRASAAVDVAQLRFEVLHQQKPRLIASRRLAARLARTKLSWEKLVELDWILGAPNTPVREQISDLFLQAGVAPPVPIVESYTARLIGEMIVANDNAVSIVPADIAEELVHFAGVAIVPYTLDWTLPPVAMFTRAGVLRDLDATFGQSLRELYQETESARG; from the coding sequence ATGCGTCATCTGGTGCTGCTGTTGCAGATTCGCCAGCACGGCTCGCTCACGCGCGTGGCCGAACACATGGCGACGAGCCAGCCCGCCGTCACCAACGCGCTCGCCGAGGTCGAAAGCATGTTCGGCGCGCCGCTCTTCGACCGCTCCCCGCGCGGCATGACGCCCACGGCGCTCGGCAACGTCGTGCTGGCGCGGGCGCAGGCCATGCTGCACGACCTCGATCACCTCGCCCGCGACATCGAGGCCGTGGTGGCCGGTCACGCCACGCGGCTGCACGTGGGGGTGATTCCGTTTATTTCGGGGCGCACGCTCGCCTCGGCCATTCGTCTTACGCAATCGCGGCTGCCGCAGCGCATCACCATGACGATTCACGAAGGCACCAGTGACACACTGCTGCCACAATTGCGCGACCACACGCTCGACATCGTGATCGGGCGCGCTTCGGCGGCCGTCGACGTGGCGCAGTTACGCTTTGAAGTGCTGCACCAGCAGAAACCGCGGCTCATCGCGAGCCGCCGTCTCGCGGCCCGCCTCGCGCGCACGAAGCTGAGCTGGGAAAAGCTCGTGGAACTGGACTGGATTCTGGGCGCGCCCAATACGCCGGTACGCGAACAGATTTCCGATCTGTTCCTGCAAGCGGGCGTGGCGCCGCCCGTGCCCATCGTGGAAAGCTATACGGCACGGCTGATCGGCGAAATGATCGTGGCCAACGACAACGCCGTGTCCATCGTCCCCGCCGATATCGCCGAGGAACTCGTGCATTTCGCGGGCGTGGCGATCGTGCCGTATACGCTCGACTGGACCCTGCCGCCCGTGGCGATGTTCACGCGCGCGGGCGTGCTGCGCGACCTGGACGCCACGTTCGGGCAATCGCTGCGCGAGCTGTATCAGGAAACGGAAAGCGCGCGCGGTTAA
- a CDS encoding DinB family protein, producing the protein MHSRFDRFKATPLATQLEALIEAPGRYAEYAVLSRVGVAAIAAVAEEIALRFPEIEQDTTARQYCGALVADVMRRHGHEVAQARGRVSGALFSYGAVFSARPVALSFDEVIDALGAMPARFAALVERVPKKSWARRPQGTGFSLLEHACHLRDLDAVFAERFNAVRRATLPALASVDGTAIAEARGYLRQDLAEASQGFAEGRRKMCASLRKLAPEQLARCGVRDGVRRMTLEELVRELLDHDRTHALELEELESELK; encoded by the coding sequence ATGCATTCCCGCTTCGACCGCTTCAAGGCCACGCCGCTCGCCACTCAGCTGGAGGCGCTCATCGAGGCGCCGGGCCGTTACGCGGAATACGCGGTGCTGTCGCGCGTGGGCGTGGCGGCCATTGCCGCCGTGGCGGAGGAAATCGCGCTCAGGTTTCCGGAGATCGAACAGGACACCACGGCGCGCCAGTATTGCGGCGCGCTGGTGGCGGACGTCATGCGCCGCCATGGTCATGAAGTCGCGCAGGCGCGCGGGCGCGTGAGCGGGGCGCTGTTCAGTTACGGCGCGGTATTCAGCGCGCGGCCGGTGGCGCTCTCGTTCGACGAAGTCATCGACGCGCTCGGCGCGATGCCCGCGCGTTTCGCCGCGTTGGTCGAGCGCGTGCCGAAGAAGTCATGGGCGCGCCGCCCGCAGGGCACGGGCTTTTCGTTGCTCGAACATGCGTGTCATTTGCGCGATCTCGACGCGGTTTTTGCCGAGCGGTTCAACGCGGTGCGCCGCGCCACGCTGCCCGCGCTGGCCTCCGTCGACGGTACGGCCATTGCCGAGGCGCGCGGGTACCTGCGCCAGGATCTGGCCGAGGCGTCGCAGGGCTTTGCGGAAGGTCGCCGGAAAATGTGCGCGTCGCTCAGGAAGCTCGCGCCCGAACAACTCGCGCGCTGCGGCGTGAGGGACGGCGTGCGGCGCATGACGCTGGAAGAACTCGTGCGCGAATTGCTCGATCACGACCGCACGCACGCGCTGGAACTCGAAGAGCTCGAAAGCGAATTGAAATGA
- a CDS encoding efflux transporter outer membrane subunit has product MKRKLLSVLCAVALSACSLDPAYQRPAAPVSAAWPAGDAYQTRASTGASAAQPASSASPSGAAPFAADIGWRDFFKDARLQKLIALALDNNRDLRVAALQVAEYEAQYRITRAALAPTVDAGGSLTNTRSSGVVSRSSSVSVGTTSWEIDFFGRLRSLKQQALENYLSTQASRTSTQLTLVADVATDYLQLLSDEALLKISTDTAKANQSTYDLTVSMMKIGSSSLQDVREAQTSLASARASVASYTRAVAQDRNNLSAEIGCPLPDDLGEGPTLLDSDSMFAEVDAGVPSDLLARRPDIIEAEHTLKGANANIGAARAAFFPKIELTATAGTASTSLSQLFKAGTGAWTFAPSITMPIFDYGSNKASLDVAKIEKDIDVADYEKAIQTAFKEVANALAGRATYVDQVQADHDYVTSAQDYYDLAQARYQTGTDSFLTLLTAQRTLYTAQEQLVTDQLAKLSNQVTLYKVLGGGWSEASHAAQDAAGHETLTAR; this is encoded by the coding sequence ATGAAACGGAAGCTTTTATCGGTGCTCTGTGCGGTGGCGCTGAGCGCATGCTCGCTCGATCCCGCGTATCAACGCCCGGCCGCGCCGGTTTCCGCCGCGTGGCCTGCGGGCGACGCTTACCAGACGCGCGCTTCGACGGGCGCGAGCGCCGCGCAACCGGCTTCGTCGGCATCGCCCTCCGGCGCTGCGCCGTTCGCGGCCGATATCGGCTGGCGCGACTTCTTCAAGGATGCGCGCCTGCAAAAGCTGATCGCGCTCGCGCTCGACAACAATCGCGACCTGCGTGTGGCGGCTTTGCAGGTGGCCGAATACGAAGCGCAGTACCGCATTACGCGCGCGGCCCTGGCGCCGACCGTCGACGCGGGCGGTTCACTCACGAACACGCGCAGCAGCGGCGTGGTCAGCCGTTCGAGCAGTGTTTCGGTGGGCACCACCTCGTGGGAGATCGACTTTTTCGGGCGCTTGCGCAGCCTGAAGCAACAGGCGCTGGAGAACTATCTGTCGACGCAAGCCTCGCGCACCAGCACGCAGCTGACGCTCGTGGCCGACGTTGCGACCGACTACCTGCAACTGCTCTCCGACGAGGCATTGCTGAAAATCTCCACCGACACGGCCAAGGCGAATCAAAGCACCTACGATCTCACGGTCAGCATGATGAAGATCGGCAGTTCGTCGTTGCAGGACGTGCGCGAAGCGCAGACCTCGCTCGCCAGCGCACGCGCGAGCGTGGCGTCGTACACGCGGGCCGTCGCGCAGGATCGCAACAATCTGAGCGCTGAAATCGGGTGTCCGTTGCCCGACGATCTCGGCGAAGGCCCCACGCTGCTCGACAGCGATTCCATGTTCGCCGAGGTCGACGCGGGCGTGCCGTCGGATCTGCTCGCGCGGCGCCCGGACATCATCGAGGCCGAGCACACGCTAAAGGGGGCGAACGCGAATATCGGCGCGGCGCGCGCGGCGTTCTTTCCCAAGATCGAGTTGACGGCCACGGCGGGCACGGCGAGCACGAGTCTCTCGCAGCTCTTCAAGGCGGGCACGGGCGCGTGGACCTTCGCGCCTTCGATCACCATGCCGATCTTCGATTACGGCAGCAACAAGGCATCGCTCGATGTTGCGAAGATCGAAAAGGATATTGACGTGGCCGATTACGAAAAAGCGATTCAGACCGCCTTCAAGGAAGTGGCGAATGCGCTCGCGGGCCGTGCGACCTACGTGGATCAGGTTCAGGCCGACCACGACTACGTGACTTCGGCGCAAGACTATTACGATCTCGCGCAGGCGCGCTACCAGACCGGCACCGATAGTTTTCTCACGCTGCTCACGGCGCAACGCACGCTCTATACGGCGCAAGAGCAGCTCGTGACCGATCAACTGGCGAAGCTCTCGAATCAGGTCACGCTCTACAAGGTGCTGGGCGGCGGCTGGTCGGAAGCAAGTCACGCGGCGCAAGATGCAGCGGGCCATGAAACGCTAACGGCCCGGTGA
- a CDS encoding efflux RND transporter permease subunit produces MAGFFIQRPILAWVIAIVIMLIGGAATTTLPIEQYPTIAPPSVQVTATYPGASADTVAKTVTQVIEQKLSGIDNLLYMSSTSSGAGQATINLTFKPGTNPDIAQVQVQNKVTQASASLPETVQEQGVQVAKASSDFLMIVALSSPGGTLNSIDLGNLIATQLEDPLTQINGVGDVTLFGAQHAMRIWLDPVKLRSVGLTASDVTTAVTNQNVQLSVGELGGAPATDSQAINATISSSSLLTTPEQFGDILLRVNTDGSKVLLKDVARIEVGGDSYDTSSRLDGRPASALAVKLSTGANAMAVAKAVRAKLVELQPQLPKDVAIAYPYDSTPFVKISIEEVMKTLFEAVVLVFLVMYLFLQNLRATLIPTIVVPVALLGTLGVMSAIGFSINVLSMFAMVLAIGLLVDDAIVVVENVERIMAEEKLDAKAATKMAMRQITGALVGVTTVLTAVFIPMAFFSGSTGAIYRQFSVTIVSAMVLSVILAMTLTPALCASLLNPAAVAHEERRGLLGAFNRFFSKSNARYSASLAGVVAKPLRWMLGYGLIAGVVGILYVTLPSSYLPEEDQGSIMVSISAPVGTPSSTTLKTVAAVEQYFLKQPAVSHVMAVNGFSFNGQGQNNALAFVQLKDWSQRGSNDSAQAVIDRANAAFMGSRDAQIFVMNEPAIHGLGTQSGLDFEIEDRAGQGHDKLLKARNQFMALAAKNPSLAMTRAAGLEDTPQLYVDIDREKASALGLSIADVDATLSTAFGSSYVNNYIDTGRIQKVYVQADAPYRMMPNDIGQWYVRSDSSSTSSSSSSSSSSTSTSASSTTTTSNYDGQMVPFSAFAKTRWTFGPPQIERYNRELAMEMSAQPAAGVSTGQAMAAVEAIAKQLPAGFGIEWTGQSYQEVLAGSQATYLYAISLIVVFLCLAGLYESWSVPIAVILVVPIGVLGALLGAHMRGLSNDVYFKVGLLTTIGLATKNAILIVEFAKDLQAQGRGLVEATLEAAHQRLRPILMTSLAFVFGVFPLVISSGAGSAARRAIGTGVAGGMIAATALAIFFVPVFFIVVRRLFKEHGDAAQLAKEQE; encoded by the coding sequence ATGGCTGGTTTCTTCATTCAGCGCCCGATCCTCGCGTGGGTCATCGCCATCGTCATCATGCTGATTGGCGGCGCGGCGACCACGACGCTGCCGATCGAGCAATATCCGACCATTGCGCCGCCTTCGGTGCAGGTCACGGCAACCTATCCCGGCGCCTCCGCCGACACGGTGGCCAAAACCGTCACGCAGGTGATCGAGCAAAAGCTCTCGGGCATCGACAATCTGCTGTACATGTCGTCCACGAGCAGCGGCGCGGGGCAGGCCACCATCAACCTGACCTTCAAGCCGGGCACGAACCCGGACATCGCGCAGGTGCAGGTGCAGAACAAGGTGACGCAGGCGAGCGCCTCGCTGCCCGAAACGGTGCAGGAGCAAGGCGTGCAGGTCGCGAAAGCGTCGAGCGACTTCCTCATGATCGTCGCGCTTTCTTCGCCGGGCGGTACGCTCAACTCCATCGACCTCGGCAACCTCATCGCCACGCAACTCGAAGATCCGCTCACGCAGATCAACGGCGTGGGCGACGTCACGCTGTTCGGCGCGCAGCACGCCATGCGCATCTGGCTCGATCCCGTGAAACTGCGCAGCGTGGGCTTGACCGCGTCCGACGTGACCACGGCGGTCACCAACCAGAACGTGCAGCTTTCGGTGGGCGAACTGGGTGGCGCTCCTGCTACGGACTCCCAGGCGATCAACGCGACCATTTCCTCGTCGAGCCTGCTGACCACGCCGGAACAGTTCGGCGACATTCTGCTGCGCGTGAATACGGACGGCTCCAAGGTCCTGCTCAAGGACGTGGCGCGCATTGAAGTGGGCGGCGATTCGTACGACACGTCCTCGCGACTCGACGGCCGTCCGGCCTCGGCGCTGGCGGTCAAGCTCTCGACGGGCGCGAACGCGATGGCAGTGGCGAAAGCGGTGCGCGCGAAGCTCGTGGAATTGCAGCCGCAATTGCCAAAGGACGTAGCCATCGCGTACCCGTACGACTCCACGCCGTTCGTGAAGATTTCCATTGAAGAGGTCATGAAGACGCTGTTCGAAGCGGTCGTTCTCGTGTTCCTCGTGATGTATCTGTTCCTGCAGAACCTGCGCGCGACGCTGATTCCGACCATCGTCGTGCCGGTCGCGCTGCTCGGCACGCTCGGCGTGATGTCGGCGATCGGCTTTTCGATCAACGTGCTTTCGATGTTCGCGATGGTGCTGGCGATCGGCCTGCTCGTGGACGATGCCATCGTCGTGGTGGAAAACGTCGAGCGCATCATGGCCGAGGAAAAGCTCGACGCCAAGGCGGCCACGAAGATGGCGATGAGGCAGATCACCGGCGCGCTCGTTGGTGTGACCACGGTGCTGACCGCCGTGTTCATTCCGATGGCGTTCTTCTCCGGCTCGACCGGCGCGATTTATCGGCAGTTCTCGGTCACCATTGTTTCGGCGATGGTGCTCTCGGTCATTCTCGCCATGACGCTCACGCCCGCGCTGTGCGCGAGCCTGCTGAATCCAGCCGCCGTGGCGCACGAAGAACGCCGCGGCTTGCTGGGCGCGTTCAACCGCTTCTTCTCGAAGAGCAATGCGCGCTATAGCGCCTCGCTCGCGGGCGTGGTCGCGAAGCCCTTGCGCTGGATGCTGGGCTATGGGCTCATCGCGGGTGTGGTCGGCATTCTGTATGTGACGCTGCCTTCGTCGTATCTGCCGGAAGAAGACCAGGGGTCGATCATGGTGTCGATCTCGGCGCCGGTGGGCACGCCTTCGTCGACAACCCTCAAGACCGTGGCCGCCGTCGAACAGTATTTCCTCAAGCAGCCTGCCGTTTCGCACGTGATGGCCGTGAACGGGTTCAGCTTCAACGGGCAAGGGCAAAACAACGCGCTCGCGTTCGTGCAATTGAAGGACTGGAGCCAACGTGGCTCGAACGACAGTGCGCAGGCCGTGATCGATCGGGCGAACGCCGCATTCATGGGCAGTCGCGACGCGCAGATCTTCGTGATGAACGAGCCGGCGATTCACGGCCTCGGCACGCAGAGCGGCCTCGACTTCGAGATCGAGGATCGCGCGGGCCAGGGGCACGACAAGCTGTTGAAGGCGCGCAATCAGTTCATGGCGCTGGCCGCGAAAAATCCCTCGCTCGCCATGACGCGCGCCGCCGGTCTCGAAGACACGCCGCAGCTCTATGTGGACATCGATCGCGAGAAAGCGAGCGCGCTCGGCCTTTCGATTGCCGATGTCGACGCCACGCTGTCCACCGCGTTCGGCTCGTCCTACGTGAACAATTACATCGACACGGGGCGCATCCAGAAGGTGTACGTGCAGGCCGACGCGCCTTATCGCATGATGCCGAACGACATCGGGCAGTGGTACGTGCGCAGCGATTCTTCGTCGACTAGTTCGTCGTCCTCGAGTTCTTCGTCATCGACATCGACAAGCGCTTCGAGCACCACGACCACGTCGAACTACGACGGCCAGATGGTGCCGTTCTCCGCGTTCGCGAAAACGCGCTGGACCTTCGGGCCGCCTCAGATCGAGCGCTACAACCGCGAACTCGCGATGGAAATGAGCGCGCAACCCGCCGCGGGCGTGAGCACAGGCCAGGCAATGGCGGCTGTCGAAGCCATTGCGAAGCAGTTGCCCGCGGGCTTCGGCATCGAGTGGACCGGGCAGTCGTATCAGGAAGTGCTCGCGGGTTCGCAGGCCACCTACCTGTACGCCATTTCGCTGATCGTGGTGTTTCTCTGCCTGGCGGGTCTGTACGAAAGCTGGTCGGTGCCGATCGCGGTGATTCTCGTGGTGCCCATTGGCGTGCTGGGCGCGCTGCTGGGCGCTCATATGCGCGGCCTTTCGAACGACGTGTACTTCAAGGTCGGGCTGCTCACGACTATCGGACTCGCGACCAAGAACGCGATCCTGATCGTCGAATTCGCCAAGGATTTGCAGGCGCAAGGGCGCGGGCTCGTGGAAGCCACGCTCGAAGCGGCGCATCAACGCTTGCGGCCGATTCTCATGACGTCGCTGGCGTTCGTGTTCGGCGTGTTCCCGCTCGTGATCAGCAGCGGCGCGGGCTCGGCCGCGCGTCGCGCGATCGGCACCGGTGTCGCGGGCGGCATGATCGCGGCGACGGCGCTCGCCATCTTCTTCGTGCCCGTGTTCTTCATCGTCGTACGCAGGCTGTTCAAGGAACATGGCGATGCCGCGCAGCTCGCAAAGGAACAGGAATGA
- a CDS encoding efflux RND transporter periplasmic adaptor subunit, with protein MHRRRLMAALLGSTALFVAGCQKHDAQMPAAQSVDVGVQTMAPKHVVMTAELSGRLSSLKVSDVRPQIGGIVQKRLFVEGSDVKAGQVLYQIDPATYQATYDQARGTLAKAVATLASAKTKADRYAQLVKINAVSAQDNDDAIAAVREDEADVIADRASLESARINLGYTRIVAPISGRIGASSVTEGALVTSDQTTALATIHAYDEMYLDVTRSSADWLRLRKAFASGRLKRAGNGAAVQIVMEDGTTYAHAGVLQFSGITVDATTGSVTLRMIFPNPDGELLPGMFVRAQLDEGESTDALLVPQLAVTRASDGSANVWVVDDSSHAKQVAVRADNAYGDQWIVTSGLKAGDRVIVNGLQKVQAGVAVHVAADSAASAPAAATAAKS; from the coding sequence ATGCATCGCAGGCGCCTGATGGCGGCGCTGCTGGGTTCGACCGCGCTGTTCGTCGCGGGTTGCCAGAAACACGACGCCCAGATGCCGGCGGCCCAGAGCGTGGACGTGGGTGTGCAGACCATGGCGCCGAAGCACGTCGTGATGACGGCGGAATTGTCCGGGCGTTTGTCGTCGCTGAAGGTCTCGGACGTGCGGCCGCAGATCGGCGGTATCGTGCAGAAGCGGCTTTTCGTGGAAGGCTCGGACGTAAAGGCTGGCCAGGTGCTGTACCAGATCGATCCGGCGACCTACCAGGCCACCTATGACCAGGCGCGCGGCACGCTCGCGAAGGCTGTAGCCACGCTCGCTTCCGCGAAGACGAAAGCCGACCGCTACGCTCAGCTCGTCAAGATCAACGCCGTGAGCGCGCAGGACAACGACGACGCGATCGCGGCCGTGCGCGAAGACGAAGCGGACGTGATCGCCGATCGCGCCTCGCTGGAATCGGCACGTATCAATCTCGGTTACACGCGCATCGTCGCGCCCATCTCGGGCCGTATCGGCGCGTCCTCGGTGACCGAGGGCGCGCTCGTGACCTCGGACCAGACTACGGCGCTCGCGACCATTCACGCCTACGACGAGATGTATCTCGACGTCACGCGTTCGAGCGCCGACTGGCTGCGCCTGCGCAAGGCGTTCGCCTCGGGCCGGCTCAAGCGCGCGGGCAACGGCGCGGCCGTGCAGATCGTAATGGAGGACGGCACGACCTACGCGCACGCGGGTGTGTTGCAGTTCTCCGGCATCACGGTCGATGCGACCACGGGCTCGGTCACACTGCGCATGATCTTCCCGAATCCCGATGGCGAACTACTGCCGGGCATGTTCGTGCGCGCGCAACTCGACGAAGGCGAAAGCACGGACGCCTTGCTGGTCCCGCAACTCGCGGTCACGCGCGCCTCCGACGGCAGCGCGAACGTCTGGGTCGTGGACGACAGCAGTCACGCGAAGCAGGTTGCCGTGCGCGCGGACAACGCGTATGGCGACCAGTGGATCGTCACGAGCGGGCTGAAGGCGGGCGACCGCGTGATCGTCAACGGCTTGCAGAAGGTGCAGGCGGGCGTGGCCGTGCACGTGGCCGCGGATTCGGCCGCCTCGGCGCCCGCGGCAGCCACGGCTGCGAAGTCGTAA